The window GAAGGACTCCATTTAATCTTTTTACCCTCTCATTCTCCCGAATTGCAGCCAGCGGAAAGATTGTGGCCAGCGGTAGATGAACCCATTGCTAATCGCTCGTTTGAGAATCTCGATCAGCTAGAAGAAGTGTTGTACCAGCGTTGCCAAACCT of the Roseofilum reptotaenium CS-1145 genome contains:
- a CDS encoding transposase; the protein is EGLHLIFLPSHSPELQPAERLWPAVDEPIANRSFENLDQLEEVLYQRCQTLLKQPELIGGLTDFYGWSELTAISQLIQRT